The nucleotide window gatcttttaaagtcctgtgcagtacctctagcgacttcttgaatatttggaaactcTTCGTTAttgcgctatttttgacgattttgccgactggggtttcgttcatttgcaatttaggagtaagttcaaggccgaatgtgccgtatgtttgcctacaAACAGGTGTCAAGTTGTCCCTATTCCCGTTTaccttagtggtgaaaatgagtgaaattggttctggaattatatcagccctcatatactatatatgatgatttcctattggactttatgtcgaatatataggtaaaattgtgtgttattatcttaataaaattacatcaataaattgtgagagtataaaatgttcggttggacccgaacttagcctttccttatttgttacaaattgttttgggctatcgacacaatcttatgcaattgaactataacaaaaatattttaacaaagcaacaatgataaccttcaaaatataaataaggtataaataaagagccttttcaagtagtggtattttaattaatttttttatataaaatcgcttattgtgacaaaactataatagttagagatatgatgtcgcgacgagataatgataagttctacaaaattgtagtacatcactttgttatgtcttcaatcgttttcgcagcattcgcgattaaagaaagttttttggtattttttttttacattatcggagttttggtaaggaaccctatttttttttttaaactaaatatagcctatgtcactcagggatagtattgctttccaacggtgaaagaatttttcaaatcggttcagtagtttcggagcctattcgagacaaacaaacaaaaaaacaaacattacctctttataatattagtatagaagtATAGATAACACGAAGCATGTTTATTACAAAATCGCATTAATAACTACTCCAAAGTACGTTGTTCCTAACCGCAGAACCAACGCTTCTAACTAAACATATTTATAGCTAAACAGAAAATAAAGCATTAACGCATGTGAGTATAAACGAACGTTAAATTTAATCCTTACTACCTTACCTTACCTTTCTTGTATCACCATTGTATTGTACTTTTGTTAAGCATCAGATTTCCGACAAGTCTGATAAGGCTTTGCTTTTAAGGTCACCAGTGTAGTGTAGTGTGGTGTAGACGCTATTGTTTTCATCTGCATCGAATCACAGCCTCCCGCTGTGCTCATAGCGTAACGACGCAAGGCAATAATAAAACAGACAGGGGGTGATTTTTTTATCAGTAATCACAAGTACACAAATGCGCCCACACGCACGTGTGCTTTTAACTAttcatgtatgtaggtatgttttTGGACCATGACTAATAAATTACGTTTATAGAGGTTTGAGTTGGAAATCGTTGTTATATCAGTTCAAAAAGCCATAAGCGACTTAAAGTCATCCATACTAAATCCCGAGGTATGAAATCATATATTCTGTATACTAAAGACTTTCTAAAATACCTTTGTCATTTCAACCAACCGTCAATGAAAGTACCCTCCTCAGATATCAATACCAAACAAGGAACTGTTCTTGAATTCCCTAACAGATGTCCTAAGATATCCTGACCGACCCAGTTCTTAGTATCTTATAAACTGAAGGAAGACGAAACCGGACCAATTCCGAACCGGTTAAGAACGGAAATTTGTGAACTCTTTAGAAAGATCCCTCCAAATTACGTCAGCCATCTGATGTTAGCAGCCTCGAATGTCCTTTATAGAGAAACCCTTTACATAAACATTTCACTATCTATACCTTAACCCACTCACCCATATGGATACAAGTACAAGTGTTTTTGTATATTGGCATCATGTGGGGGTACACAATAACGGAATACCGTAATCCAACAAAAGTCACGCTTCCACACGTGCAACACAATCGCATGTCCCATATCCATAgccatacatactcgtatataaatttgtaactATATACATTAATAGAGGCCACATAACCTTTGCGCTATAGCGACATAAAAGCGatcgttggtgttgttgttgttatagtgagCCCATTCAGTGTATAACTAAGGTTGGATACAAGGTTGTGGCATTAGCGTAGGCTCATACACCAACCCCACCATGCACCACTAATCTGCTGTCCGCATAGCTTTCAGTGATAAGTTTGTGAggttgcaaatatttaatgattAACGCTATTGTAAAAATCATGTATACACAGTGATGTATTTAAGAAAGTAGTAGAAAGGAAAAAAGAATAGTTTCGAGCTTTCCGTGAAGGCCAaggttgtgtgtgtatgtaaagttTCGTGAAGGTCATTATGGGTTGGATCGTAGTTACTTACGCCACTGGATAATTGTGAAATAgcgattttatagaaaaatccaTTAAAGACCAACCTATTTTGGATATAGTAAACTGCAGTCAAAATGAGTCTAATTCAAATCTAAGCCATTTTTTATCCTGCGATAAAATATCAAGATGGGACATATGCTGACAGTGAACTTCATTTACgaaacttatttattattttttgaaagccCATACAcattacaatacaaaaataaactttaCTTTTGTTCCATGACCTACAAACTTTTTGCAATGGAGAAGACTGCTTGTATTCTCGGCCACCAGCAAATGTTGGAGTAAATATTAAGCAGACAAAAAAAACAGACTTTATTAGTGACCAAGAAATGTTGTTCGGGATTTGGTTtggaattatatttgaaatttttagttggattgtaaatattagaattattatttgtagagaataaaatgaattattgtCAATGATGTTTCTCATACTTTCTGACTTAGTTTTAGATTCTATTATGAATAATgagtattggtctacaactttgcttccgccaattttttgtaaatttaagttttttttttgtataaaaacggttagaAATGTTgatgttacaaatgtcgatgagcctcaaccgcacttttcttgggattaaaaaagaaaagcaaaattccccgcaaatgtcgagaattcggctcaaaaagtgacattttcagttaagaataagtttgggatgcaaacagatctctacaaatattttgttggattaatgttgacacaaatttccaagatcgatataaaaaaatcgatttagtcgaccagtgcttgaccctagagacatctattggaaaacggcggaagcaaagttgtagacctaatataatgaACCTTATAGACAAAACGCTTTCCAAGATTTAGGAGAACACCTCAATTTTGACAGCAATTTTCCAACCCTTTATACCAGGAGGAGATCTAAGACaagtctttaaatatttatttactgaaaatgCTTGATGGACATCTTGCAAGACATTCCTATAATTTACATGTAGTCGCTATCGTGACGGTACAGAAACAGCAGATATTGTCAAATTCTGTATCAATTGGTTGAATACATTTCTAAAGGAACGTTTGAAGAACATTTTTTTCCTAATAAATAATTGGGCTTTATAAGGAACACAATATGAAaacgatatatgtataactagataaaaaaagtatatataaaatttatgttataaatGCTTGTGGCCGTTTGGATCACTATTTATTTTGGAACTTctctaatattatttaaaaagtagtgtcgtataaattttttgtttatttttgtcttaGAATATTTGACCAACTAAGCCAAGTAGTTTCTTTTTTCGAACGATAATGGAACGATAAGATCGAATATGGTCCCATATTTGTACAGTTTCTAGTATGTACAAAATAACCAAATTTTATAGTGATACTCGGAGAATAGTGAAATACTCCGAAAGACATTCGGTCGATGTACAAACATTTTGAGATTAATAGAAAGAAGTTAGCCAGGCCAAGCATTTATTGATCTCTCTCGATCAACTAAAGAAAAAAGACATTTATTGCTTCACTTAACTGGAATACCATCGAAAAGTGATGTGAAAAGTCTCTTGGTTGGCTAAACATTTTTAGCAACTTCTTGATCCACAAAGCAGAACTACCTAGAAAGTATGATTTTAAGAACACTGCGATCACTGAATAACCTTTCCCAAAAACTTCGGGATTTACTTCATTATTAATGTACGTATAATATGTAAGTTTACCGATAAATCTGTATGTCTCTACGTAAATTCACGaactacatttattttattgctgtaCAAGTTGTTCATTTTCACCAATTTGTGCTCTTTTCATGCCCGTTACCTTCAGCTACACGCTGTAATGCCATGCACATTCAGCGACACGCTTAGCTGTTTAGCTGTTTGTTTACTacgcttgtttgttgttgttattgtttttgagtCTTATATTTCGTTGTACAGTTATATTTTTCTGCTATGTTTGCATTTATTGGCTTGTTGCGCTGTCCGaagttttgttgtatttgttgttatattgttgttgttattccataaatttcaatttacttCGGCTTTTACTGCTTTTACTTTGCTTCTGCTTCTCCAGTTCGctgtgaaaaatatttcctctaaattaaattaagatacctgagagatttaccgaaattttcggtgaaaaattaccatggggcactgaattcttcatattcgatattcggggctttgaaaagttatagtccgatttcgacaatttttttcacaagtgatgccacagatcatatacagtatttgcgtaaagctttatttcgctatcttcattggttccttatgtatatattataaagtgaaggaatcagatggagttcaaaattgagttacatgggaagttgtcgtgctTGGAACCGATTACATCCATTTCCACACGAGtcttcagggtgtcaaaaaaatattatacatcgagtagttcctgagatataatttttgacccatatgtgggcgatgccacgcccattttccaatttgtaaaaatatctgagtgcattatccttctgcaatttctcacgtaaaatttagtgtttctgatgtttttcgttagtgagttaactcaattttagtaattttcaacctaacctttatatgggaggtgggcgtggttattattcaatttctctcatttttggactgtatattgacactttatgtgttttcggttttcgctattttgtgggcgtggcagaggtccgattttgcccattttcgaaagcaaccacggtcacaaggaatatgtgttccaagtttcatcaagatatctgaatttttactcaagttatccgttgcacggacggacggacggacagacagacattcggattttgactcgtcaccctgatcactttggtatatataatcctccctatatctaactcgtttagttttatgacttacaaacaaccgttatgtgaacaaaactataatactctcttagcaacttttgtttcgagagtataaaaataattaacaaagtaaagttaggttagtttgaacaataatacaatattttgatttaacaaTCTTCACAtaattttcttcgtttttcgcttgaaaaaaattgtaaactggTTTCTGAGATTATCCATTACATCAAGTCCCCATTATCTTATAATTATGCAGGTCGTATTCCAATATTCTAGAGCGAACAGAGTGAAAGCTCTTTCTGAAGATATCTTGAAAGCAATCAGCGATATTCAAACGTTTAACTTCGAAAAGTTCTTGTAGAGCTTTTCTACACTAATTCTACAAAGATCTTTCACCCTAACCTAAAATAAGCGTTAGGTCCATTAAATAATCTAAAAGATGGGGTCCCCAACTTCTTACATCGAATCTGATGATCTGACAGAGGAGGTTCTTACATTATTCTAGACGCCTTTGGAACTTGACAACTCAAATCTGATACAGTAAGTTTCAGATGAACAATTTACACGGTTTTAGATGAAAGAACAGCAAGTGAAagttaagaaaagaaaatactaGAAATGAATGAATAACGGAGAAAAGGAGGAAACGGACGGAGAACCTATAAAGAAATGTTCCGAGACCTGTAGGGTTTTCATAACCTAGGATCAATACAGTACTTCTCTCAGTACTTCTCTCAACTTATACCGAATATAgataatattcgaaaaaaacaaCTGTTgaatatcataaataaataaagctggcACTGAACTCACATGGCGAGACTCGGTTACTAGAGGTGATAGTCTCAGAGGCTAAGTCAAGAttcgataaaaaataatggTGCAGATGGAGgataaacaaattttagaaagtattgacaatgaaaatttaaaaactatctCTTCGAGggatattttgtgatttatatgatggaaaattaaaaaaaaatactttaaacacCATTAATCACCACTCGGCGAATCAGTAATTAACATAGTAACATACCACTCACTCTCCCCTATGGGATTAACTTCGAAAAATGTCATTACGTAACTTCGAaatattattgcataatttacaaacattaaAGCAAACAATTAGCGAAAGAAACACGAATGTTatagaaaagcaaatatttaccgCTTATTACACAGACGTGTTAATCAATTTTTCTTTTcgtttgtaatttttgtacttttttatgGAATGCAAACCgctatatatatttacgttGCATGTAAATTAAAAGTGTGTATGCGTTTGCATTTAGCgattttttatcatttcagTAAAATTTCATGCCTTACTATCCACTGAATCGGACCACAGAGGAGGGATATCCCCAGTAACAACATTGTAAGCAAATAGCGAAGTATTATTGattttataagtatataaagtACTTAAACTATATGTTTGAATGAAAATGTCTGCATGTGTTATGTTTATGTCTGCGTGTGATTTCATCATCAAagaaaatttacactttcaattaacaaattgttgttgtataaatatacaaataaacatatgtatgtagttaaaaATAACCAAGACAGGCATTACAGATCGGAAATTTGCTCTGAAAGTTGAAAGGAATGAAAAAATTCGGCCATAAATAGGTCAATATAAAGGAAACTATTGCAAATAAACGCGTGCAATAGGTGGagcaatatcaaaaataatgaatacagtgtaaaaacaagtaaggaagggctaagttcgggtgtaaccgaacattttatactctcgcaatttatttatttaatttcattaatataacacacaatttggcccacatattcgtcatatatgtatttggtacAAAGTCCATTGtgagttggaaaccctaatattatgtatattggtGTTAGGtgagttataacccgatttcacgtaatttaggcacggagacatattattaaaacaaaatatatttcctccgaatttcttcaaaatatctgagacacTTACTTATATTTCCGATAAAAAAGAAACTACAACCCCTGATgtcctcatgttcaatatatgggcccttgaaaatgtatggtccgatttccacgatttttagaagggcgatgccacgctataaatatagtatttgtgcaaagttctgttccgatttcttcactagtgcttactttatatattgtaatgtaaacgattcagaccgtcttcaaagttctggtatataggaagtaggcgtggttgtgaaccgtggtttcatttaaaattttgtataccattttgaatgcagctcttctgtaccttctttgtaatgaaatttaaggtttcagttggttttccttactgaattaaagcatttttagtagttttaaacataacctttgtatgggaggtgggcgtggttattatccgatttcctccatttttggactatataaggaaatacctgaaaaaaacgactgctaaaagtttcgtttatatagttttagtagtttacgagatatgtacaaaaaacttagtagggggcggggccacgcccactttctcaaaaaaattacatccaaatatgccccttcctagaacaatcgtttgtaccaaattttgctttcatagctaaatttatggcttagttatagctctttatgtgttttcggttatcattttgtgggcgtggcagttgtccgattccgcccattttcgaacttaatcttcttatggtgccaaggaatacgtgttccaagtttcattaaggtatctcaatttttacttaagttacagcttgcacggacggacagacggacggacagacagacatccggatttgaactttactcgtcaccctgatcactttggtatatataaccctatatctaactcgtttagttttaggacttacaaacaaccgttatgtggacaaaactataatactctctttagcaacttttgttgcgagagtataataaatcgaatttatagatatataatgATTCATTCGGTAGTCTCCCTgtcttaaacaataataaatggcTCTACTGATTTCTCGAACGAGAGCAAAAAGTGTGCTTGTAAAGATTAAAGGTTTCATGATGGatctaatttaatataaacgaAACAACATAGcagtacagttgatctcctttttacacgctTTTTTTttcacggttttttttttacacggtgtttttgtcTACCTCCTAGTTaccctttttacacggttttactttttttgcacgagtttttcattttagttatatactatttttgcaataaaattaaaattctgaaTCTATTCGAATATATAAAGATTCATTATTCAAACAAATGCAACTCTTAATTTTACTTACTTAAAAATACACTGCTGTTATTGGATGTCAAAGTAAAGAATTGataaaaaaggtaaataaaGATATGTCATAAGAAAACACAGCGACATGGCGTCcaagcgaagaaaattaaatttaagggaaaaaattaaaattttagatgaATTAAAAGCGGGAGAAAAgattgcaacaatatcaaagcGTAGAAATATACACGAAGCAACAATTCGTACCATAAGGAGAAATGAAACAACGATAAGAAAAGTGGTTGCAGCCGCCAGTACTGGGTGCTTTTTAAGTGGGTTTCATGTTCGCGATGTTGCAATTTTGAAAGCAGAACATGCACTTTTATGTTGGATTGAAGACAATGCAATAAAGAGGATTCCTATTGATACAAGGTGTATAAAAGCAAAGATGCAACAATTTTATATGACAATTAAAAACGAAGAACCTTCCACTTCAATTAATAGCGAGCGCTCTCATTTTATTGCCAGTAATGGCTGGCTACGAAACTTCCTGAAAAGAAATTCACTACACAACGTAAAAGTTATAGGAGAAGGAGCCTCAGCTGATGAACATGCGGGAAGAGCGTTTCCTAAAGAGTTCTTAGAAGCAATTACGTTGGGAGGTTATGAGGCTCACCAAGTATTCAATGCGGATGAGACCGCActcttttggaaaaaaatgccTAGTCGGACTTGTGTGGCAAAGCAAGAAAAGTCTGTGAAAGGTTTTAAAGTAGCAAAGGAGCGTATCACGTTGTTGTTATGCAGCAATGCATCAGGAGACAAAATGTTGAAACCTCTTCTTGTTAACAAAAATCTTAACCCTAGGGCCTTAAAAGGTCAGTTAGAATGTTTTGTTTCAAACACTGGTATGTATTTTAATTCGGTAATTCGTTCCTCAGGTATTGATAAAACCAAGCTTCCGGTCCATTGGATGGCAAATAAAAAGGCTTGGGTCACAGCTTCACTTTTCAAGGACTGGTTCTTAAATCATTTTGTACCTGAAGTCCGAGAGTATCTCCGTTCAAAACAACTCGATTTCAAAGTTTTACTAGTTATAGACAACACTCCTGGTCATCCAGACATTTCCCATAAAAACGTGAAGATAATGTTTCTACCTCCTAATACGACGTCGTTAATACAACCACTCGATCAGGGCATTATTGCTACTTTGATGAGAATGATGAGGACAGGGAAGCACATTCAAACGCTGCTGGTCTTAGTGCATCTTTGATCCAAAATGGATTAAACATAGCGATGGAGTTAGAAAATCATTTCCTCAACTTGGACCCAAACACGGAACGGTCTGCAAGATTCCAGCGCCAATTAAATGAAGCAGTAGAATGCTACCGTGAGCTTTATGAAGAAGTGAAAGAAAAGAAGACGCAGCGATTAATGACTGATTTTTTTAAACCATAaacgtattttatattatattcattttgTTAACTTTCCCTATTTTGTTCGTTCCTTTTAaaagtaatacatatgtatataataccaTGAAAATCTATAGTGTTTTAATTGTGTAAgttctcactgtacgaatagatagattcacatataaaattagatattttttacacgtttatcttttttgcacgattttttttgtaaatttgtccTTATAGagagttttatattaaaatctgcacggtttatttttgcacggataatttactgtcccagttaaccgtgcaaaaaggagatcaactgtacttGCAAATTTAATGACTCTTGATGATATGGGTGTTCGAAATACATTGAGTGGGACCTTGTCAGCCCTTGTTGTTTGAACCCATCCATCCATGAGTAACGAAAGTGACCACAAacgaaataaattttagcttAGAAATTTTAATGGATTGACAACTTGATCTATTATCAGAGCGacccaaaatttttaaaacgtcACCGAGAGATAATATAGTTACAAGTAGATTCATATTGTGTTTTAACTCAGTCATGTTTCATATCATTACATGTTCAGACATTTCTAACGATTCATCAGAGAATCATAATGAAATGAAAGTCCAAGCAATGACTTGGAATAATTAATAGACTAATAGATCTTGAACCTTGTTGAATTATTTAGGGGTGTGTCATAGTAACCTGCTCGTGTATTTGTTCTCATGGATAGGGTTATAAAATCAAGCAATCGCGGTGCAGATTGGGATCTAAATTAGTTGGATATGTTCATGGTTGTACATTGAAAGATTGTCCCGTCGGCAAACTCTCAGGTTCATCAGTTTtatttactctcgcaatttattgatgtaattttattaaaataaaatttgacccatatattcggcataaagtccaatagaataacgaaaatcatcatatatggtatatgagggctgatgtaattcctaaaccgattttacccattttccccaccaatctacactatatacaagactatatgctcacttaattttgctaagatatctcacatattaactgatatatgcggaataaagcccccacataattaggtatatgggatctagggaAAGTTCTGAtccgaatttaataattttaattatagtccgatttcgaaaaattttcgataagtgaagccacagatgatatacagtatttgtgttaagttgtattccgctatcttcatcggttccttatgaatatattataaagtgaacgaatcatatggaattcagaattgagttatatgggaagttggcgtgcttgtgaaccgatttcgtccatttcccATCCGTGTtgtcagagtgtcaagaaaatatgatgtaccgaatttcattgaaatcggtcgagtagttcatgagaaatggtttttgac belongs to Zeugodacus cucurbitae isolate PBARC_wt_2022May chromosome 6, idZeuCucr1.2, whole genome shotgun sequence and includes:
- the LOC114805124 gene encoding tigger transposable element-derived protein 1-like; its protein translation is MASKRRKLNLREKIKILDELKAGEKIATISKRRNIHEATIRTIRRNETTIRKVVAAASTGCFLSGFHVRDVAILKAEHALLCWIEDNAIKRIPIDTRCIKAKMQQFYMTIKNEEPSTSINSERSHFIASNGWLRNFLKRNSLHNVKVIGEGASADEHAGRAFPKEFLEAITLGGYEAHQVFNADETALFWKKMPSRTCVAKQEKSVKGFKVAKERITLLLCSNASGDKMLKPLLVNKNLNPRALKGIDKTKLPVHWMANKKAWVTASLFKDWFLNHFVPEVREYLRSKQLDFKVLLVIDNTPGHPDISHKNVKIMFLPPNTTSLIQPLDQGIIATLMRMMRTGKHIQTLLVLVHL